The nucleotide window CTGTAATTCCATAAGTTTCAGATAAATATTCTTCGCAGGCATCAAGGTCATACGTAATTTCTTCTTCGCCATTTTTTCGACGAACAAAAGAAGGAATATACTCCAATGGCCCCGGACGATACAAGGCATTCATCGCAATCAAATCGGCAAAAACTGTCGGCTTCAAATCCTTCATGTATTTTTGCATTCCGGGTGACTCGTACTGGAACACCCCAACGGTTTCTCCACGCTGAAAAAGCTCATACGTTTTGACGTCATCAATCGGAAAATCATCAGGATTCAAATCGATTCCGGTTCGGTATTTTACCAATTTTACCGTGTCTTTTATCAAAGTCAGGGTCTTCAGACCCAAGAAGTCCATTTTTAACAATCCGGCACTTTCGGCAACCGAGTTGTCAAACTGAGTTACATATAAATCGGAATCTTTTGCTGTGGTTACCGGAACGAAATTGGTAATATCATCCGGAGTAATAATCACTCCACACGCATGAATCCCTGTATTTCGAAGCGAGCCTTCCAAAACTTTCGCCTGCTGAATGGTTTCTCCCGCCAAATCATCTTCATTGGCAATACCAATCAATTCTTTGACACGATCAAATTCTTCTGATGATTTCAGCGCTTTTTTTACATCATCTTCGCTTTCGCTAATGAAACGCGCCAAATTCCATTTGGATGGCATCATCGCTGGAATCAATTTTGCAATACGATCGGCTTCAAACAATGGCAAATCCAACACACGCGCTGTATCACGAATGGCCGATTTGGTTGCCATTTTACCATAAGTAATAATTTGCGCCACCTGATTGGCACCGTATTTATTGATTACATAATCCATAACCAAACCACGGCCTTCGTCATCAAAATCGATATCAATATCGGGCATCGACACACGATCCGGATTCAGGAAACGCTCAAAAAGCAAATCATACTTTATGGGGTCAATATTGGTAATTCCTAAACAATACGCCACCGCAGATCCCGCAGCCGATCCACGACCTGGTCCAACAGAAACACCCATTTTTCGAGCTTCGGCAATGAAATCCTGAACAATCAAGAAGTAACCCGGATAACCAGAATTGGAAATCGTGAGCAATTCAAAATCCAAACGCTCCTGAATCTCTGGAGTAATTTCGCCGTATCTTTTTTTGGCCCCTTTCATAGTAAGGTCCTTTAAATAGGCATTTTCTCCACGGACTCCTTTATCTTTTTCATCTTCCGGATCAATAAACTCCTCTGGAATATCATATTTAGGAAGCAATACATCGCGATAGAGCGAATACCCTTCAACTTTATCTATTATTTCCTGAATATTGGTAATCGCTTCGGGTAAATCGGCGAAGAGTTTTTTCATTTCCTCCTCCGATTTATAATAATATTCCTGATTAGGCAAACCGTAACGGTAACCACGTCCGCGGCCAATAGGCGTCGCCTGTTTTTCGCCGTCTTTTACACACAACAAAATATCGTGCGCATTGGCATCTTCCTTATTTACATAATAGGTATTGTTGGTCGCAATCAACTTAACATTGTGCTTTTGCGAAAACGAAATCAAAGTTTGGTTCACCCTGTTTTCATCTTCCTGATTATGGCGCATTATTTCAAGATACAAATCGGAACCAAATTGTTCTTTCCACCAAATCAAGGCTTCTTCGGCTTGGTTTTCACCAATGTTTAGGATTTTACTCGGAATCTCTCCGTATAAATTCCCAGACAAAACCATAATGTCTTCTTTATATTTTTCGACAATTGTCCTGTCGATTCTTGGCACATAATAAAAACCGTCAACGTAGGCAATCGAAGCCATTTTTGCCAAATTATGATAGCCTTTTTTGTTTTTGGCCAACAAAACCACTTGATATCCATTGTCTTTTTTGGATTTATCCAAATGGTTTTCACAGATATTAAATTCGCAACCCACAATAGGCTTGATTTCGGTCTCTGTTGGTTCTTCGCCTTTTTCAACCAATTCCTTATTTTTTCCGGAAGCTGCTTTGTTGTGATTCATAACGGCACTCACAAAGTGAAAAGCCCCCATCATATTTCCCGTATCAGTCATCGCCACGGCCGGAAATTTGTTTTTGGCTGTAGCCGAAACCAAATTCCCAATCCCGATTGTCGATTGCAGAACCGAAAACTGGGTATGATTATGAAGATGCGCAAAAGCCGCATCTACCAATACTTTTTTATTATCCGCAAGTTCTTCTTTGGAAACCGAAAACGCTTGTTTTTCACCAAATTGAAGACGAATCTTATCAGACGCTTCTTTTAAGTTAATGTGTTTTAAACCGATTAACTCAAATTCATGTGGGTTTTTGTTTTTGAAATCCAAAAAGTAACCGGAATCAACATCGAGTTCTTCTTTGGTAAAAATATCCCTGCGGATTAATTCTAAGAAACAGCGTGTTGTGGCTTCAACGTCGGCGGTGGCGTTGTGCGCTTCCGCAAAAGGAACTTCAAATAAATATTCGTGTAATTCTGTTAAAGTCGGTAATTTGAATTTTCCACCACGTCCTCCGGGTAATTTTAGCAAAGAAGCGGTAACCTCGGTACAGGTATCAAGAATCGGCATGAAACCCATTGGACTTTCAACTCCCATTCTGTAGAATTCACAGCCCATAATATTGACGTCAAAACCAAGATTCTGACCCACAATAAATTTGGCTTTG belongs to Flavobacterium gilvum and includes:
- the dnaE gene encoding DNA polymerase III subunit alpha gives rise to the protein MYLIFDTETTGLPKKWGAPISDTDNWPRCIQIAWQLHDDMGKLIEHQDYLVKPEGFNIPYDAERIHGISTELAEAEGVSLVEVLEKFNIALGKAKFIVGQNLGFDVNIMGCEFYRMGVESPMGFMPILDTCTEVTASLLKLPGGRGGKFKLPTLTELHEYLFEVPFAEAHNATADVEATTRCFLELIRRDIFTKEELDVDSGYFLDFKNKNPHEFELIGLKHINLKEASDKIRLQFGEKQAFSVSKEELADNKKVLVDAAFAHLHNHTQFSVLQSTIGIGNLVSATAKNKFPAVAMTDTGNMMGAFHFVSAVMNHNKAASGKNKELVEKGEEPTETEIKPIVGCEFNICENHLDKSKKDNGYQVVLLAKNKKGYHNLAKMASIAYVDGFYYVPRIDRTIVEKYKEDIMVLSGNLYGEIPSKILNIGENQAEEALIWWKEQFGSDLYLEIMRHNQEDENRVNQTLISFSQKHNVKLIATNNTYYVNKEDANAHDILLCVKDGEKQATPIGRGRGYRYGLPNQEYYYKSEEEMKKLFADLPEAITNIQEIIDKVEGYSLYRDVLLPKYDIPEEFIDPEDEKDKGVRGENAYLKDLTMKGAKKRYGEITPEIQERLDFELLTISNSGYPGYFLIVQDFIAEARKMGVSVGPGRGSAAGSAVAYCLGITNIDPIKYDLLFERFLNPDRVSMPDIDIDFDDEGRGLVMDYVINKYGANQVAQIITYGKMATKSAIRDTARVLDLPLFEADRIAKLIPAMMPSKWNLARFISESEDDVKKALKSSEEFDRVKELIGIANEDDLAGETIQQAKVLEGSLRNTGIHACGVIITPDDITNFVPVTTAKDSDLYVTQFDNSVAESAGLLKMDFLGLKTLTLIKDTVKLVKYRTGIDLNPDDFPIDDVKTYELFQRGETVGVFQYESPGMQKYMKDLKPTVFADLIAMNALYRPGPLEYIPSFVRRKNGEEEITYDLDACEEYLSETYGITVYQEQVMLLSQKLAGFSKGDADVLRKAMGKKQKDVLDKMKGKFIDQAVAKGHDDKKLDKIWTDWEAFASYAFNKSHSTCYAWVAYQTAYLKAHYPAEYMAAVLSNNMNDIKQVSFFMEECKRMGLQVLGPDVNESFYKFTVNDDYAVRFGMGAIKGVGSGAVETIVENRKTGKYKSIFDLTKRIDLRAANKKAIENLALAGGFDSFEGTTRAQYFHDDGDGITFYEKAMRYGSKFQENENSSQVSLFGETSEVQIAEPVVPPCEDWSTMEKLAKEKEVVGIYISGHPLDDYKFEMKYFCNAKLESLKNLEAFVGKNLAFGGIITNVQHRVAKNGKGWGTFMLEGYDESYEFKIFGEEYLKFRHFFIQNNFTFLKVLVKEGWVNQDTGKRTEPRIQFAEVKQLQDVLSTFAKKLILLLNIRDLEAEFIHKLSRLFQEHKGDNTVSFEIMELEKIKRIVETVPEFTENDEEAFVDESEEATEMVETKSITEVEEIKVVTKLSMPSRKLKIQISNELLFELEKMQINFKLN